The proteins below come from a single Streptomyces sp. M92 genomic window:
- a CDS encoding sodium/solute symporter, translated as MNSSYAIPAVALVVVATVLVGAFGLRISRTTSDFYVASRTVGPRLNAAAISGEYLSAASFLGIAGLVLVQGPDMLWYPVGYTAGYLVLLLFVAAPLRRSGAYTLPDFAEARLASQGVRRLAGAFVVGVGWLYLLPQLQGAGLTLTVLSGAPDWLGGVIVAVVVTAIVAAGGMRSITFVQAFQYWLKLTALLVPALFLVLAWQGDGAPGRPFEEPATFREQRSVRVDDTLTLKLERPLTVTVDGTVDGRAHDGSRVDLPTGTHRIEAGTRLTFAEDAAVPAAGRGADDALSPSRAESRTERPLYATYGLILATFLGTMGLPHVVVRFYTSPHGVAARRTTVAVLGLIGAFYLLPPVYGALGRMYAPELTLTGDADAAVLLLPDRVIGGVGGDLLGALVAGGAFAAFLSTASGLTMAIAGVLTQDVLPSRAVRHFRLGTVLAMAVPLAASALVGGLPIADAVGLAFAVSASSFCPLLVLGIWWRRLTPPGAAAGMLVGGGSALLAVAATMGGFPDGDGALHALLAWPALWSVPLGFLTMVLVSLATPARVPAGTAAILARFHLPEELRADELRKEVSP; from the coding sequence GTGAACTCCAGCTACGCCATACCCGCCGTCGCCCTCGTCGTCGTGGCCACCGTCCTCGTCGGCGCCTTCGGCCTGCGCATCTCCCGCACCACCTCCGACTTCTACGTCGCCTCCCGCACCGTCGGCCCCCGCCTGAACGCCGCCGCCATCAGCGGCGAGTACCTCTCCGCCGCGTCCTTCCTCGGCATCGCGGGCCTGGTCCTCGTCCAGGGACCCGACATGCTCTGGTACCCGGTCGGCTACACCGCCGGCTACCTCGTCCTGCTCCTGTTCGTCGCCGCCCCGCTGCGCCGCTCCGGCGCCTACACGCTGCCCGACTTCGCCGAGGCCCGGCTCGCCTCCCAGGGGGTACGGCGGCTGGCGGGGGCCTTCGTCGTCGGCGTCGGCTGGCTGTACCTGCTGCCCCAGCTCCAGGGCGCCGGACTGACCCTCACCGTGCTCAGCGGGGCCCCCGACTGGCTCGGCGGGGTGATCGTCGCCGTCGTCGTCACCGCCATCGTCGCGGCCGGCGGCATGCGCAGCATCACCTTCGTCCAGGCCTTCCAGTACTGGCTCAAGCTCACCGCCCTCCTCGTCCCCGCCCTCTTCCTGGTGCTGGCCTGGCAGGGCGACGGCGCCCCCGGCCGTCCCTTCGAGGAACCCGCCACCTTCCGCGAGCAGCGCTCGGTACGGGTCGACGACACCCTCACCCTCAAGCTGGAGCGGCCGCTCACCGTCACCGTCGACGGCACCGTGGACGGCCGCGCCCACGACGGCTCCCGCGTCGACCTGCCCACCGGCACCCACCGCATCGAGGCCGGCACCCGCCTGACCTTCGCCGAGGACGCCGCCGTCCCGGCCGCCGGACGCGGCGCCGACGACGCCCTGTCGCCGTCGCGGGCCGAGAGCCGCACCGAACGCCCGCTGTACGCCACGTACGGCCTGATCCTCGCCACCTTCCTGGGCACCATGGGCCTGCCGCACGTCGTGGTCCGCTTCTACACCAGCCCGCACGGCGTCGCCGCCCGCCGCACCACCGTCGCCGTCCTCGGCCTGATCGGCGCCTTCTACCTGCTGCCGCCCGTCTACGGCGCCCTCGGCCGCATGTACGCCCCCGAACTGACCCTCACCGGCGACGCGGACGCCGCCGTCCTGCTGCTGCCCGACCGGGTGATCGGGGGAGTGGGCGGCGACCTGCTGGGCGCGCTGGTGGCGGGCGGGGCCTTCGCCGCGTTCCTGTCCACCGCGTCCGGGCTGACCATGGCGATCGCGGGCGTGCTCACCCAAGACGTGCTGCCGTCCCGGGCGGTACGGCACTTCCGGCTCGGCACGGTCCTCGCCATGGCCGTGCCGCTGGCGGCGAGCGCCCTGGTCGGCGGTCTGCCTATCGCCGACGCGGTGGGCCTCGCCTTCGCGGTGTCCGCATCGTCCTTCTGCCCGCTGCTGGTCCTCGGCATCTGGTGGCGGCGGCTGACCCCGCCCGGCGCGGCGGCCGGGATGCTGGTGGGCGGCGGCTCCGCGCTGCTCGCCGTCGCCGCCACCATGGGCGGCTTCCCGGACGGCGACGGCGCGCTGCACGCGCTGCTGGCCTGGCCCGCGCTCTGGTCGGTGCCGCTGGGCTTCCTCACCATGGTGCTGGTCTCGCTGGCCACCCCGG
- a CDS encoding LytR/AlgR family response regulator transcription factor produces the protein MLRALAVDDERPTLEELVYLLNADPRIGTAEGAGDATEALRRINRALESGPDGPDAIDVVFLDIQMPGLDGLDLARLLTGFARPPLVVFVTAHEDFAVQAFDLKAVDYVLKPVRRERLAEAVRRAAERRGTEASPAPRIPVHEPDPDHVTVELGGVTRFVPVDDITHVEAQGDYARLHTDRGSHLVRIPLSTLEERWRARGFVRIHRRHLVALRHIGELRLDAGSVSVLVGTEELQVSRRHARELRDLLMRRP, from the coding sequence ATGCTGCGCGCCCTGGCTGTCGACGACGAACGCCCCACGCTCGAGGAACTCGTGTACCTGCTGAACGCCGATCCCCGCATCGGCACGGCGGAGGGCGCGGGCGACGCGACCGAGGCGCTGCGCCGCATCAACCGGGCCCTGGAGTCGGGTCCCGACGGACCGGACGCCATCGACGTCGTCTTCCTCGACATCCAGATGCCCGGCCTCGACGGACTGGACCTCGCCCGGCTGCTGACCGGGTTCGCCCGGCCGCCGCTGGTCGTGTTCGTCACCGCGCACGAGGACTTCGCCGTCCAGGCCTTCGACCTGAAGGCCGTCGACTACGTGCTCAAACCCGTCCGCAGGGAACGGCTGGCGGAAGCGGTCCGCCGGGCCGCCGAACGGCGTGGCACCGAAGCCTCCCCGGCCCCCCGCATCCCCGTGCACGAACCCGACCCCGACCACGTCACCGTGGAGCTCGGCGGCGTCACCCGCTTCGTCCCCGTCGACGACATCACCCACGTCGAGGCCCAGGGCGACTACGCCCGCCTGCACACCGACAGGGGCAGCCACCTCGTCCGCATCCCCCTGTCCACCCTGGAGGAACGCTGGCGCGCCCGCGGCTTCGTCCGCATCCACCGCCGCCATCTCGTCGCCCTGCGCCACATCGGGGAGCTCCGCCTGGACGCCGGCAGCGTCAGCGTCCTGGTCGGCACCGAGGAACTCCAGGTCAGCCGCCGCCACGCCCGCGAACTGCGGGACCTGCTCATGCGGAGGCCGTGA
- a CDS encoding Lrp/AsnC family transcriptional regulator, giving the protein MNSRPSPFDELDRKIVTALMANARTSFAEIGGEVGLSSTAVKRRVDRLRETGVITGFTATVRPSALGWRTEAYVEVYCEGAAPPRRLAEVVRGYPEITAAMTVTGGADALLHVRARDVEHFEEVLERIRAEPFIRKTISVMVLSHLIPDSPEAGTGLLAPEGAADVR; this is encoded by the coding sequence ATGAACAGCAGGCCCAGCCCGTTCGACGAACTCGACCGGAAGATCGTCACCGCCCTGATGGCGAACGCCAGGACGTCCTTCGCCGAGATCGGCGGGGAGGTCGGGCTGTCCTCGACGGCGGTCAAGCGCCGGGTGGACCGGCTGCGCGAGACCGGCGTGATCACCGGGTTCACGGCGACGGTGCGGCCCTCGGCGCTGGGCTGGCGCACCGAGGCGTACGTGGAGGTGTACTGCGAGGGGGCGGCGCCGCCGCGGCGGCTGGCGGAGGTGGTGCGCGGCTATCCCGAGATCACGGCGGCGATGACGGTGACGGGCGGCGCGGACGCGCTGCTGCACGTGCGGGCGCGGGACGTGGAGCACTTCGAGGAGGTGCTGGAGCGCATCCGTGCGGAGCCGTTCATCCGCAAGACGATCAGCGTGATGGTGCTGTCCCACCTGATCCCGGACAGTCCGGAGGCGGGAACCGGCCTCCTCGCCCCCGAAGGCGCAGCAGACGTGCGCTGA
- the ddaH gene encoding dimethylargininase, which translates to MADNRVPRRRRFVVCEPRHFAVQYAINPWMSTGRPVDVIRALDQWQALVDAYRARGHTVDTVAPVPGLPDMVFAANCAVVVEGRVFGSRFHAPERRGESVAYEAWFKTEGFEVQHPEAVCEGEGDLVPAGRWILAGTGFRTTPEAHREAQEFFGVPVVSLTLVDPYFYHLDTALFVLDEENVAYYPGAFSPGSREVLERLYPDAVIATREDAMAFGLNSVSDGRNVFIAPEAGELADRLSGRGYVPVPVDLSEFHKAGGGIKCCTQEIREARS; encoded by the coding sequence GTGGCCGACAACCGTGTGCCGCGCCGGCGGCGCTTCGTGGTCTGCGAACCCAGACACTTCGCCGTGCAGTACGCGATCAACCCCTGGATGAGCACCGGCCGGCCGGTCGACGTCATCCGCGCTCTGGACCAGTGGCAGGCGCTGGTCGACGCCTACCGGGCCCGCGGCCACACCGTCGACACCGTCGCGCCGGTGCCGGGCCTGCCCGACATGGTCTTCGCCGCGAACTGCGCGGTCGTGGTGGAGGGCCGGGTCTTCGGCTCCCGCTTCCACGCGCCCGAGCGCCGCGGCGAGTCCGTGGCCTACGAGGCGTGGTTCAAGACGGAGGGCTTCGAGGTCCAGCATCCGGAGGCGGTCTGCGAGGGCGAGGGGGACCTGGTTCCGGCCGGGCGGTGGATCCTGGCCGGCACGGGCTTCCGCACGACCCCCGAGGCGCACCGGGAGGCGCAGGAGTTCTTCGGCGTTCCGGTGGTCTCGCTGACGCTGGTGGACCCGTACTTCTACCACCTGGACACGGCGCTGTTCGTCCTCGACGAGGAGAACGTGGCGTACTACCCGGGGGCCTTCTCGCCCGGCAGCCGGGAGGTGCTGGAGCGGCTGTACCCGGACGCGGTGATCGCCACCCGCGAGGACGCCATGGCGTTCGGGCTGAACTCCGTCAGTGACGGACGCAACGTGTTCATCGCCCCCGAGGCCGGGGAACTCGCCGACCGCCTCAGCGGCCGCGGCTATGTCCCCGTCCCCGTCGACCTGTCCGAGTTCCACAAGGCCGGTGGCGGCATCAAGTGCTGCACCCAGGAGATCCGGGAGGCCCGCTCATGA
- the rocD gene encoding ornithine--oxo-acid transaminase: MTAPARTTRGSQELIRAEGPVLAHNYHPLPVVVARAEGAWVEDVEGRRYLDMLAGYSALNFGHRHPALTEAAHRQLDRLTLTSRAFHNDRLAEFAERLSALTGTDMVLPMNTGAEAVESGIKVARKWAYDVKGVPADRATIVVAADNFHGRTTTIVSFSTDETARAGFGPFTPGFKVVPYNDLAALEAAVDETTAAVLIEPIQGEAGVNIPDDGYLAGVRELTRRAGCLFVADEIQSGLGRTGHTLAVEHESVVPDVVLLGKALGGGIVPVSAVVGSREVLGVLHPGEHGSTFGGNPLAAAVGTAVVELLETGEFQRRAAELGAVLREGLAALVGRGVVGFRARGLWAGVDVDPALGTGREVSERLMREGVLVKDTHGSTIRLAPPLTVTGEELEGALKTLEKVLTS; the protein is encoded by the coding sequence ATGACCGCACCCGCCCGCACCACCCGCGGCTCCCAGGAGCTGATCCGCGCCGAGGGGCCCGTCCTCGCGCACAACTACCACCCGCTGCCCGTCGTCGTGGCCCGCGCCGAGGGCGCCTGGGTCGAGGACGTGGAGGGCCGCCGGTACCTGGACATGCTGGCCGGCTACTCGGCGCTCAACTTCGGCCACCGCCACCCGGCGCTGACCGAGGCCGCACACCGCCAGCTGGACCGGCTGACCCTCACCTCCCGTGCCTTCCACAACGACCGGCTCGCGGAGTTCGCCGAGCGGCTGTCCGCGCTGACCGGCACGGACATGGTGCTGCCGATGAACACCGGCGCGGAGGCGGTGGAGAGCGGCATCAAGGTGGCCCGCAAGTGGGCCTACGACGTCAAGGGCGTCCCGGCCGACCGGGCGACGATCGTGGTCGCGGCGGACAACTTCCACGGCCGTACGACGACGATCGTGAGCTTCTCGACGGACGAGACGGCCCGCGCCGGCTTCGGCCCCTTCACGCCCGGTTTCAAGGTCGTCCCGTACAACGACCTGGCGGCGCTGGAGGCGGCGGTCGACGAGACGACGGCGGCGGTGCTGATCGAGCCGATCCAGGGCGAGGCGGGGGTGAACATCCCGGACGACGGCTACCTGGCGGGCGTGCGGGAGCTGACCCGCCGGGCCGGGTGCCTGTTCGTCGCCGACGAGATCCAGTCGGGGCTGGGCCGCACGGGGCACACCCTCGCCGTCGAGCACGAGTCGGTGGTGCCGGACGTGGTGCTGCTCGGCAAGGCGCTGGGCGGCGGCATCGTGCCGGTGTCGGCGGTGGTCGGCAGCCGGGAGGTGCTGGGTGTGCTGCACCCGGGTGAGCACGGCTCGACGTTCGGCGGCAACCCACTGGCGGCCGCGGTGGGCACGGCGGTGGTGGAGCTCCTGGAGACGGGCGAGTTCCAGCGCCGGGCGGCGGAGCTGGGCGCGGTGCTGCGCGAGGGCCTGGCGGCCCTGGTCGGCAGGGGCGTGGTCGGCTTCCGGGCGCGGGGGCTGTGGGCGGGCGTCGACGTCGACCCGGCGCTCGGCACCGGCCGCGAGGTCAGCGAGCGGCTGATGCGCGAGGGCGTCCTCGTCAAGGACACCCACGGCTCGACGATCCGGCTGGCCCCGCCGCTGACGGTCACGGGTGAGGAGCTGGAGGGCGCGCTCAAGACCCTGGAGAAGGTCCTGACGTCCTGA
- a CDS encoding RpiB/LacA/LacB family sugar-phosphate isomerase: MRIAVSSDMDEPVARLLVEELRRRGHEVLAHGALDPGADSRWAVCSERAAREVADGTADQAVVCCWTGTGASIAANKVPGVRAALCTDACTADGARRWNDANVLALSLRLTSAPLLGEILDAWFAGAPSTDAEDRDNVTHVERLDRGRTAP; encoded by the coding sequence ATGCGGATCGCCGTCTCCTCCGACATGGACGAACCCGTCGCCCGCCTCCTCGTCGAGGAGCTGCGCCGACGCGGACACGAGGTGCTGGCCCACGGCGCCCTGGACCCCGGGGCGGACTCCCGGTGGGCGGTGTGCTCCGAACGGGCCGCGCGCGAGGTCGCCGACGGGACCGCCGACCAGGCCGTGGTCTGCTGCTGGACCGGCACGGGCGCGTCGATCGCCGCCAACAAGGTGCCGGGCGTACGGGCTGCCCTGTGCACCGACGCCTGCACGGCGGACGGCGCCCGCCGCTGGAACGACGCCAACGTGCTCGCCCTCAGCCTGCGCCTGACCTCGGCACCGCTGCTGGGGGAGATCCTCGACGCCTGGTTCGCGGGCGCGCCCAGCACGGACGCCGAGGACCGGGACAACGTGACGCACGTGGAGCGGCTCGACCGGGGACGGACCGCTCCGTGA
- the proP gene encoding glycine betaine/L-proline transporter ProP: MEREAATSPNENGQESDAAAVRRHPALFRAIRRRQNPRLRRSDITVTDEAAVKRAVKAASLGNAMEWFDFGIYAYLAGTIGRVFFPSGSDTAQLLSSFATFAVAFLVRPLGGMVFGPMGDKIGRKKVLALTMILMAIGTAAIGLIPSYDSIGFWAPVLLIVFRLLQGFSTGGEYGGASTFIAEYAPDKRRGFFGSFLELGTLAGYTGAASLVTGLTAWLGSDTMDAWGWRIPFLVAAPLGIVGIYLRLRLDDTPAFLKLEDSNVHISEAATAVETTARGDLAKIFRTHWRVLILCIALVGAYNITDYMLLSYMPTYLSDELHYSESHGLMILVATMVLLMLIINQIGRLSDRFGRKPLLMTGMIGFFVLSAPAFVLVQEGSLLAVSAGMLMLGLSLVCLLGTMSAALPAMFPTNVRYGSLSVGYNLSASLFGGTTPLVITALISVTGSDMMPAYYAMAAALVGIVAVACMKETAQQPLEGSPPSVQTDEEAAEIVEAQAPTPKF, from the coding sequence GTGGAAAGGGAGGCCGCCACGTCCCCCAACGAGAACGGCCAGGAATCCGACGCCGCGGCGGTCCGCCGCCACCCGGCCCTGTTCCGGGCCATCAGGCGTCGGCAGAACCCCCGACTGCGCCGGTCGGACATCACGGTCACGGACGAGGCCGCGGTCAAGAGAGCCGTGAAGGCGGCCTCGCTCGGCAATGCCATGGAGTGGTTCGACTTCGGCATCTACGCCTATCTGGCGGGCACCATCGGCCGCGTCTTCTTCCCGTCCGGGAGTGACACGGCGCAGTTGCTCTCCTCGTTCGCCACGTTCGCCGTGGCGTTCCTGGTGCGCCCGCTCGGCGGCATGGTCTTCGGGCCCATGGGCGACAAGATCGGCCGCAAGAAGGTGCTGGCGCTGACGATGATCCTCATGGCGATCGGCACGGCCGCCATCGGGCTCATCCCGAGCTACGACTCCATCGGCTTCTGGGCCCCGGTCCTGCTGATCGTCTTCCGCCTGCTCCAGGGCTTCTCCACCGGCGGCGAGTACGGCGGCGCCTCCACCTTCATCGCCGAGTACGCGCCGGACAAGCGGCGCGGGTTCTTCGGCAGCTTCCTGGAGCTGGGCACGCTGGCCGGGTACACCGGCGCGGCCAGCCTCGTCACCGGCCTCACCGCCTGGCTGGGCAGCGACACCATGGACGCCTGGGGTTGGCGCATTCCCTTCCTGGTGGCGGCGCCGCTCGGCATCGTCGGTATCTATCTGCGGCTGAGGCTGGACGACACGCCCGCCTTCCTGAAGCTGGAGGACTCCAACGTCCACATCTCGGAGGCGGCGACCGCGGTGGAGACCACCGCGCGGGGCGACCTCGCGAAGATCTTCCGCACGCACTGGCGCGTGCTGATCCTGTGCATCGCGCTCGTCGGCGCTTACAACATCACCGACTACATGCTGCTGTCGTACATGCCGACATACCTGTCGGACGAGCTGCACTACAGCGAGAGCCACGGCCTGATGATCCTGGTCGCGACCATGGTGCTGCTGATGCTGATCATCAACCAGATCGGCCGGCTGTCCGACCGCTTCGGCCGCAAGCCGCTGCTGATGACCGGCATGATCGGCTTCTTCGTGCTGTCCGCCCCGGCCTTCGTGCTGGTGCAGGAGGGCAGCCTGCTCGCCGTCTCGGCCGGCATGCTGATGCTCGGCCTGTCCCTGGTCTGCCTGCTCGGCACGATGTCGGCGGCGCTCCCGGCGATGTTCCCGACCAACGTCAGGTACGGGTCCCTGTCGGTCGGCTACAACCTGTCGGCCTCCCTGTTCGGCGGCACCACGCCGCTGGTCATCACCGCTCTGATCAGCGTGACCGGCTCGGACATGATGCCCGCGTACTACGCCATGGCCGCGGCCCTGGTCGGCATCGTGGCGGTGGCCTGCATGAAGGAGACGGCGCAGCAGCCCCTGGAGGGGTCCCCGCCCTCGGTGCAGACCGACGAGGAGGCGGCGGAGATCGTCGAGGCGCAGGCGCCGACGCCGAAGTTCTGA
- a CDS encoding M20/M25/M40 family metallo-hydrolase has product MLRRTAVAGTVLAMTLAGVVVPASLASASERSASPAAESAAEPTPAARAVAAADRAVRSGLDALVAGGPDEQYDRHQVTPWGEDLYSVAYERTYHGLPVVGGDAVVLADGKGRVRAVQSATGAAIAVPTEAEVRAEDAVATSRERLASVDEVESERLVVHVRDDVQTLAWETVLTGTTEKKKPSRLHVFVDARSGEVVDSYDEVRAGTGHSEWNGPGPLTIDTSRTSGGYALRDTTRPGLQCSDYNGGLFTGPDDDWGNGDASSRETGCVDVMFAAQKQSDMLRDWLGRNGHNGNGGSWPVRVGLNQLNAYWDGSTVTIGHNTAGEWIAGMDVVAHEFGHGLDSYTPGGARHESGLGEATGDIMGALTEAYTDQPAPYDTPDYTVGEVVDLQGRGPIRNMYDPRQVSNHPNCYSASIPNTEEHAAAGPMNHWFYLLAEGSSPGGGKPSSPTCDGGEVTGVGIQNAGRIFYGGMLLKTSGMTYKRYRTATLTAAKNLDTSCGLFNATKAAWNAIDVPAQSGDPACSAQQTDFSLALSPATGDVDAGSSVEATVRTTTVSGSAQRVTLTALGAPQGVGVGFSPSTVTSGDSSTMRISASAGTAAGTYSITVKGTAGTKSHTAQYTLTVGGGTDPGTPPDVDVSEVRAHLAQFGTIAAQNGGNRRATGPGYDASLAYVKGRLQAAGYTVTQQTCTSGCSAGAGDNLIAEWPGGDANSVHMFGAHLDGVSAGPGINDNGSGSAALLEAALALARENPDMANRVRFAWWTDEEQGLNGSDFYTRTLSATERSRIKAYYNFDMVGSVNGGYFINNIGSAASAPMREYWASLGLAPQENVEGRGRSDDYSFQRVGIPTSGYATGASARKTAAEAAKWGGTAGRSYDPCYHSACDTTANIDATALNRSADGIAYTIWKTSVGDTPAPADDFSISADPSSGTVDPGSSATVTVRTATTSGDAQNVRLSASGAPTGVSVDFTPDSVTSGQFSTATVEVAAGTAAGTYTLTLTGTGTVTHTTTYTLTVSGDGGGETTWRLGATYAAGDTVAYDGVRYRCLQGHTAYPGWEPPNVPALWQRL; this is encoded by the coding sequence ATGCTCAGACGCACCGCGGTGGCCGGGACAGTCCTGGCCATGACCCTCGCCGGGGTGGTGGTACCGGCCTCCCTCGCCTCGGCCTCGGAGCGGTCCGCATCCCCCGCGGCCGAGTCCGCCGCCGAGCCCACCCCCGCCGCGAGAGCCGTCGCCGCCGCCGACCGGGCCGTCCGCAGCGGCCTGGACGCCCTCGTCGCGGGCGGCCCCGACGAACAGTACGACCGCCACCAGGTCACCCCCTGGGGCGAGGACCTCTACTCCGTCGCCTACGAACGCACCTACCACGGTCTGCCCGTGGTCGGCGGCGACGCCGTGGTCCTCGCCGACGGCAAGGGCAGGGTACGTGCCGTCCAGTCCGCGACCGGAGCCGCGATCGCGGTGCCCACCGAGGCCGAGGTGCGGGCCGAGGACGCGGTCGCCACCAGCCGTGAGCGGCTCGCGTCGGTCGACGAGGTCGAGTCCGAGCGGCTCGTGGTCCACGTCAGGGACGACGTCCAGACCCTCGCCTGGGAAACCGTGCTCACCGGCACCACCGAGAAGAAGAAGCCCAGCCGGCTGCACGTCTTCGTGGACGCCCGCTCGGGCGAGGTCGTCGACAGCTACGACGAGGTGCGCGCGGGCACCGGCCACAGCGAGTGGAACGGCCCCGGCCCGCTGACCATCGACACCTCCCGCACGAGTGGCGGCTACGCGCTGCGCGACACCACCCGCCCCGGCCTCCAGTGCTCCGACTACAACGGCGGCCTGTTCACCGGCCCGGACGACGACTGGGGCAACGGCGACGCCTCCAGCAGGGAGACCGGCTGCGTCGACGTCATGTTCGCCGCGCAGAAGCAGTCGGACATGCTCCGCGACTGGCTGGGCCGCAACGGCCACAACGGCAACGGCGGCAGCTGGCCCGTGCGCGTGGGCCTCAACCAGCTCAACGCCTACTGGGACGGCTCGACCGTCACCATCGGACACAACACCGCCGGCGAATGGATCGCCGGCATGGACGTCGTGGCCCACGAGTTCGGCCACGGCCTGGACTCCTACACCCCCGGCGGCGCCCGGCACGAGAGCGGCCTCGGCGAGGCGACCGGCGACATCATGGGCGCGCTGACCGAGGCGTACACCGACCAGCCGGCACCGTACGACACCCCCGACTACACCGTCGGCGAGGTGGTCGACCTCCAGGGCCGCGGCCCGATCCGCAACATGTACGACCCGCGGCAGGTGAGCAACCACCCCAACTGCTACTCCGCGTCCATCCCGAACACGGAGGAGCACGCGGCCGCCGGGCCCATGAACCACTGGTTCTACCTTCTGGCCGAGGGCTCCAGTCCCGGCGGCGGCAAGCCCTCCAGCCCCACCTGCGACGGTGGCGAGGTGACCGGCGTCGGCATCCAGAACGCCGGCAGGATCTTCTACGGCGGCATGCTGCTCAAGACCAGCGGCATGACCTACAAGCGGTACCGCACCGCCACCCTCACCGCGGCGAAGAACCTCGACACCTCCTGCGGCCTGTTCAACGCCACCAAGGCCGCCTGGAACGCCATCGACGTCCCCGCGCAGAGCGGCGACCCGGCCTGCTCCGCACAGCAGACGGACTTCTCGCTGGCGCTCAGCCCCGCCACGGGCGACGTCGACGCCGGTTCCTCGGTCGAGGCCACCGTGCGCACCACCACCGTCTCCGGCAGTGCCCAGCGGGTGACGCTGACCGCCTTGGGCGCCCCGCAGGGCGTCGGCGTCGGCTTCAGCCCGTCCACGGTCACCTCGGGCGACAGCTCCACCATGCGGATCAGCGCCTCGGCGGGCACGGCCGCCGGAACCTACTCGATCACCGTCAAGGGCACGGCGGGCACCAAGTCCCACACCGCCCAGTACACCCTCACCGTCGGCGGCGGCACCGACCCCGGCACCCCGCCCGACGTCGACGTCTCCGAGGTGCGGGCGCACCTGGCGCAGTTCGGCACCATCGCCGCGCAGAACGGCGGCAACCGCCGCGCCACCGGCCCCGGATACGACGCCTCGCTCGCCTACGTCAAGGGCAGGCTCCAGGCGGCCGGGTACACCGTCACCCAGCAGACCTGCACCTCCGGCTGCTCCGCCGGCGCCGGCGACAACCTGATCGCCGAGTGGCCGGGCGGCGACGCGAACAGCGTCCACATGTTCGGCGCCCACCTCGACGGCGTCTCGGCCGGGCCCGGCATCAACGACAACGGCTCCGGCTCCGCCGCGCTCCTGGAGGCCGCGCTCGCCCTGGCCCGCGAGAACCCGGACATGGCCAACCGCGTCCGGTTCGCCTGGTGGACCGACGAGGAGCAGGGCCTGAACGGCTCCGACTTCTACACCAGGACCCTCTCCGCCACCGAGCGCTCCAGGATCAAGGCGTACTACAACTTCGACATGGTCGGCTCCGTCAACGGCGGTTACTTCATCAACAACATCGGATCGGCGGCCTCCGCCCCGATGCGCGAGTACTGGGCCTCCCTCGGTCTCGCCCCGCAGGAGAACGTCGAGGGCCGGGGCCGCTCCGACGACTACTCCTTCCAGCGGGTCGGCATCCCCACCTCCGGCTACGCCACCGGCGCCTCGGCCCGCAAGACGGCCGCCGAGGCCGCCAAGTGGGGCGGTACCGCGGGCCGGTCCTACGACCCGTGCTACCACTCCGCCTGCGACACCACCGCCAACATCGACGCCACCGCACTGAACCGCAGCGCGGACGGCATCGCCTACACCATCTGGAAGACCTCCGTCGGCGACACGCCCGCCCCCGCGGACGACTTCTCGATCTCCGCCGACCCGTCCTCGGGCACGGTCGACCCGGGCTCCTCCGCCACGGTCACCGTCCGCACCGCCACCACCAGCGGCGACGCCCAGAACGTGCGCCTGTCGGCGTCCGGCGCCCCGACCGGGGTGAGCGTGGACTTCACGCCGGACTCGGTCACCTCGGGCCAGTTCTCGACGGCCACCGTCGAGGTCGCCGCGGGCACGGCCGCCGGCACCTACACGCTGACCCTCACCGGCACCGGCACGGTCACCCACACCACCACGTACACCCTCACCGTGTCCGGCGACGGCGGCGGCGAGACCACCTGGCGGCTGGGAGCCACCTACGCGGCCGGTGACACGGTCGCCTACGACGGCGTCCGCTACCGGTGTCTCCAGGGCCACACCGCCTACCCGGGCTGGGAGCCGCCGAACGTCCCCGCCCTGTGGCAGCGCCTGTGA